In one window of Helianthus annuus cultivar XRQ/B chromosome 17, HanXRQr2.0-SUNRISE, whole genome shotgun sequence DNA:
- the LOC110921117 gene encoding F-box protein At4g00755, whose product MESQIDFFEWLEPDVALKILTCLDDAADLVRASSVSRYWQNIVVSNGLSKKLCMRTFPQLATITRVVEPSHDNSRETERDHRVYASLSRAFTTFPLANCIANPVSASSSDRYPAESIINTMVPMNSFLRRGSYWSSRGSDDPETPETLVYNLTASFCVITEINLHPFQDLYDPGFPVYSSGFVRFRMGHPKSWRELNYDFIEAQECADDKFIWTYTSPVYPVAQENLLQRFKLPEPVVCIGGYLQIELLGRVQKACDDKYYICVAHVQAMGRKLSPAFSVEFSEPPNDVSLKYDAKEFGSLLSTGGSVSRAKPSLRIAKKSGVLG is encoded by the exons ATGGAGAGTCAGATCGATTTCTTTGAATGGCTAGAACCTGACGTGGCACTCAAAATACTTACGTGTCTGGATGATGCGGCTGACCTCGTTCGTGCATCTTCTGTTTCTCGATACTGGCAGAATATTG TGGTCTCTAATGGACTTAGCAAGAAGCTCTGTATGAGAACATTTCCTCAGCTTGCTACCATTACTCGTGTAGTTGAACCGAGTCATGACAACTCTCGTGAGACCGAGAGAGATCACCGAGTTTATGCTTCTCTTTCCCGGGCCTTCACAACATTTCCTCTGGCTAATTGCATTGCTAATCCCGTGAGTGCCTCAAGCAGCGATCGCTACCCAGCAGAAAGCATCATTAATACTATGGTCCCGATGAACTCATTCCTACGACGGGGTTCGTATTGGTCAAGTAGAGGAAGTGATGATCCAGAAACACCCGAGACATTGGTATATAATTTGACTGCTAGTTTTTGTGTTATAACAGAAATTAACTTGCATCCATTCCAAG atTTGTATGACCCGGGTTTCCCGGTATACTCATCTGGATTTGTGCGATTCCGAATGGGTCATCCAAAATCTTGGAGAGAGTTAAATTATGATTTCATTGAGGCACAAGAATGTGCAGATGACAAGTTTATTTGGACATATACGTCACCAGTGTACCCCGTGGCACAG GAAAATCTCTTACAAAGGTTCAAGTTGCCCGAGCCTGTAGTCTGTATTGGTGGTTATTTGCAAATTGAGTTGTTGGGCCGGGTTCAGAAAGCATGCGATGACAAATATTATATATG TGTGGCTCATGTTCAAGCGATGGGGCGAAAATTATCACCTGCATTTAGTGTCGAGTTTTCTGAACCACCCAACGATGTATCTCTCAAGTATGATGCCAAGGAATTTGGATCTCTTCTTTCCACGGGTGGTAGTGTCAGTCGAGCAAAGCCGTCCCTAAGAATCGCTAAGAAGTCAGGGGTGCTGGGTTAG